The DNA window CAGCGAGGGCTCCCCCATGCGCCAGGTGTATCCCGACGGCTACAACTGCGGCAACGACTGCCTCATCAACGCCATCAACACCGAGGTCACCAACGAACACAAGGACCTCTACCCCGGCGTGGCCGATCCCGGCGCGCAGGCGACCCTGGAAGCCGTGTCCGGAACCCTGGGCATCACCGTCCAGGCGTACGTACTGGTGGACATGGACGGCTTCGCCAAGCTCATCGATGCCATGGGCGGAATCCGGATCAAGGCCGGCGGCTGGGTGCCCATCAGCGGCGACATGATCGACGAGGCGAACGGCATCCATGGCATGCCCCTCGGCTGGATCCCCGCCGGCGAACAGAAGCTGGATGGCTACCACGCGCTGTGGTACGGACGTTCCCGTGAGTTCGTTGACGACTACGCACGGATCCAGCGGCAGCAGTGCGTCCAGCAGGCCATGCTGAGGCAACTGGACCCGGCCACGCTGCTCTCGAAGTTCGAAGACATCGCCAACGCCGGCACCAAGGTGGTGGAGTCCAACATCTCCTCCAGCCAGCTGGGAAGCTTCGTTGACCTGGCCATGAAGGCCAAGGGCAAGGAGATCCGCCGCCTCACTATTGGTCCGCCGGACTTCGCCGCGTCGTTCTCCACGGTGCCTGACTTCGACGTCATCCACGACCGTGTCCGGAAGCTCCTCGACTCGCAGAGTTCCTCGTCACCGGCCGCGGCCGGTCCTGACGACACCGTGCTCCAGCCGCAGAGCGCGGCCGGCTGTCTCTTATACACATCTAGATGTGTATAAGAGACAGGGCCGGTCCACCGCTGCGCGTACCAGCAACCACACCCGCGCCGTCGCCGTCGCCGTCGTCGTCGTCGGATTTCACGCCGGTGACCACCACGCCGGCCGGCGAACCTATTACCGAAAAGATGCTGAACCAGCTCAAGCGCGAGGGGAACGAGCAGGCCATCCGGGATCTCGTGGCCACCAACGGCCAGTGCGCTCCCCTTTAGTCACACCTGCTTCAAGAGAGAAGGACACCCGGCTGTGTACGAAATCGACAATGTCCTCAGGCCGTACGCCTGGGGATCGACGACGGCGATCGCCGGACTGCTCGGCCGGCCGGAGTCGGGCGGCCCCGAAGCGGAGCTGTGGATCGGCGCGCACCCGGATTCCCCGTCGGTGGCCACCCGTCCGGACGGCACCACGGCGCCACTGGACGAGCTGATTTCCGAGGATCCCGACCATTTCCTGGGCGAGGCATCGGTCGCTGAATTCGGCCCCCGCCTCCCCTTCCTCACCAAGGTCCTCGCCGCGGCCAAGCCGCTCTCGCTGCAGGTCCATCCCAGCCTCGAACAGGCCAGGGCCGGTTTTGCCCGCGAGAACGCTGACGGCGTCCCGGCCGATGCACCGAACCGCAATTACCGGGACGACAACCACAAGCCGGAAATGATCTTCGCGCTCACCCCGTTCGACGCGCTGTGCGGTTTCCGGGAAACGGCGAAGTCCCGGGACGTTTTCCTCCACCTGGCCGGGTGCCTGGAGCTCTCCGGCTCCGGCGTGCCGCAGATCCTGACCGAGGTGATTGATGACCTTTCTCTGCCTGAGGAGGACGCCGCGCTGCGGGCAGCGTTCGAGCGGCTGATCGCGGGCGGGGAGGGCGTCCAGGAGGCGACGTCGAGGGTTGTTGAGGCGCTGACGTCCGGCGCGCCGATGGCGCCCTACCAGCCGGAACTTTCCACGGTGCTCAGCCTCAACAGCGAGTACCCCGGAGATCCGGGGGTGCTGATTTCCCTGCTGCTGAACCGGCTCTCGCTGGAGCCCGGCGAAGCCGTATATCTTCCCGCCGGCAACGTGCATGCGTACCTGCACGGCCTCGGCGTCGAGGTCATGGCCTCCTCGGACAACGTGCTCAGGGGCGGGCTGACGCCGAAGTTCATCGATGTGCCCGAGCTGCTGAACACCATTGCCTTCGAGTCCGTGGGCGTTCCCATGCTCCGCGCGGAAGCCTCGGACCTGGGCCAGGAGCTGTACCAGCCGCCCTTCCGCGAATTCCAGCTCCAGCGGATCGCGCTGCTGCCGGACGGAGCCCCCGTGCCGCTGGCGCAATCAGGTGCGGCGGTAATCATCGTGGTTGAGGGGTCCGTCTACCTTGACTCGCCGAGGGGTGACCTTAAACTGGGCCGCGGCGGGAGCGCGTTCCTGCCGGCCGCTGACGCCCCCGTGAATGTCCACTCTGTCTCCGGTGCCGGGGAAACAGCCGTGGCCTTCGCCGTGACCACCTCGATGAAGGCCTGAGCCCGGTGGAATACTTCCTGCAGACCCAGGCATGGGCTGATTTCCAGACCTCGCTGGGCCGGACGGTTCACCGGGACTCCGGCCCGGGGTGGAGCTTCCTCGCTGTTGAGGAAAAGAACCCCGCGGGCAAGGTGCTGTATGCGCCGTATGGACCGGTGGCCGAGTCCGTCGACGCATTTGATGCCGCCCTGGCGGCCCTTCGGGTTGTGGCGAAGTCCTGCGGCGCCGTCTTCATCCGGATCGAGCCCGCAGCGGCAGGACTGGATCCGGCAACGGCCCCGGCGGCGCTCCGAAGCCGCGGACTGCAGCCTGCCCCGGTCAATCAGCAGCCCGAGCTCAGCTGGATTGTGGACCTCGACCGGGACTTCAAAGAAGTCCTTGCCGAGATGAAGCCGGTCAACCGCAACCTCTACCGGAACATCCACAAGAAGGGCGTCACGTTCCGCTCGTCGCAGGATCCGGAGGACATCCGCGTGCTCCTGAACTTCCTGCATATGACGGCCAGGCGCAACGGCTTCAAGCCACAGAGTGACGAGTACCTGAGCCAGGTGGCCGCCGCCATGATGCCCGCCGGCGCCGCCACGCTGTTCATCGCCGAGCTCCACGGCGGGCCCATCGCGGCTGCCCTGGCGTACGATTCAGCGGACACTCGGACCTATGCCCACGCGGCCATGGACGACACGCATCGGAAGCTGAGTGCCGGCATCCCCCTGCTAGTGACGCTGATGGCCGATGCCCAGGACAAGGGCCTCAAGCACGTGGACCTCTGGGGCGTGGCCCCGGCCGACCAGCCGGACCACAAGTGGGCCGGCTTCACGGCGTTCAAGAAGTCCTTCGGCGGCCGCGAGATCGCCTACCCCGGAACATGGGACCTGCCGGTCAACAAGCCCCGCTACGCGGCCTACCAGGTGGCCCGAAAGCTCCGCGACACCCTGCGCTCGGTTTTGACGCGAACTGGCAGATAAGCCCTCAGTTCCGTTCTTTGCCGGCAGTGGCTGCCAGTTCGCGCCGAACGGATCGGCGAGGACGGACCGCCGAGAAGCGCCCAGACTCTTTCGACGACGAACGGCCGCTCGCCGTCCAGGTCGCTCCTGTGCCCACGGACTTCCCGCCAGCCCAGACGTTCCGTCACACGCTGCCGCTTGATGTCGCATCGGTACTGGTCCGAATCGCGGGACAGGACGACGCCGGCGCTTAACGCGAACTGGCAGCTAATGACCCCAAAACTTTGGATTTGAGGTCATTTGCTGCCAGTTCGCGCTGTTAGGCGGTGGGGCTAGCGGCGGGCGTAGCCTTCCCACTTGCTGGCCTGGTGCTCGCCATCGACAAAGCGGATGGTGCCGGACTTGGAGCGCATGACGATCGACTGCGTCAGCACCTTGTCCTTGGAGTAGCGGACGCCCTTGAGGAGGTCGCCGTCGGTGATGCCGGTGGCGGCGAAGTAGCAGTTGTCGCTGGAGACGAGGTCGTTGGTCGAGAGCACGCGCTCGAGGTCGTGGCCGGCGTCGATCGCCTTCTGCTTCTCGTCGTCGCTTGTGGGCCACAGGCGTCCCTGGATGACGCCGCCGAGGGACTTGATGGCGCAGGCCGCGACGATACCTTCCGGGGTTCCGCCGATGCCCATGAGGGCGTCCACGCCAGTGCCCGCACGGGCCGCCGCGATGGCACCGGCGACGTCGCCGTCCATGATGAACTTCGTGCGCGCGCCGGCTTCACGGATTTCCTCCACGAGGGGGCGGTGCCGGTCGCGGTCCAGGATCATAACGTTGAGCTGGTTGACCTTGACGCCCTTGGCCTTGGCGATCAGGTGCAGGTTCTGCTTGACCGGCAGGCGCAGGTCCACCATGTCGGCCGCTTCCGGGCCGGTGACGAGCTTTTCCATGTAGAACACGGCGGAGGGGTCGAACATGGAGCCACGTTCGGCAACGGCCAAGACCGCCAGGGCATTGTTGATGCCGAGGGCGGTCAGGCGGGTTCCGTCGATGGGGTCGACGGCGACGTCGCACTCGGGGCCGGTGCCGTCACCGACGTGCTCGCCGTTGAAGAGCATGGGGGCTTCGTCTTTTTCGCCTTCACCGATGACCACAACGCCGTTGAAGTGGACAGTCTGGAGGAACGAGCGCATGGCGTCGACGGCGGCACCGTCGGCCTTGTTCTTGTCACCGAAACCCACCCAGTGGCCGCCGGCGATCGCCGCGGCCTCGGTGACGCGGACAAGCTCAAGTGCTAGGTTGCGGTCCGGCTCGTCGATGCCAACGGCAAGCGACGGGGAAAGCGTGGAATACTTCTGGGTCATGGACGCTGGTGACACGTGAACCTCTTCTTCGAGTGGCGATCATTGGACCCGCGATGCCTGAGGCGGCCAACGCGGTGATTCCTCTGTAACTGATCATAGTCGCGGTGGACCACCAAGGTCATGGGATGACCCACCCGCGTAACGCACGATCTCCCTCACCGTCGCCGGCACGGAATGTGAGTTCCGCCCCTGCATGGGCGACTATAGAGGTGTGAGTGAAACGCAGGACAAGTCCACCCCCACGACACCGGAAGCCGGCCACGGCAGCTCCACCGCCATGGCAGCGCCGCCTGTCAAGCCGGTAATCCCCGCCGCTGCCGCCAAACGGGCCAACGCCTCGGTGATCGGCATGATCGTCGCGCTGGTGGTCAGCATCGCCGCCTTCCTGCCGATCGTCCTGATGAACCCCGCACCGAAGTCCGACGGGTTCCACCCCAACATCGATGTGACGGCCGTGGCCCGCAACGCTGCCGGTGTGGCGGGATTCACACCGGTGACCCCCGCGGCGGGCGACACATTCCGCCCCAATTACGCCCGCTGGGAAGCCGGCACCGGCACCGGGGTGCCCACCTGGGAAATTGGCTACCTCACTCCGAAGGAGGCCTTCATCGGCCTCGTCCAGACCCGGAACGCCAATCCCACCTGGCTCCTGCAGCAGACAAAGAATGCTCCGGTGACCGGAACCCGGAATGCGGGAGGACAGGAATGGGAACTGCGCGACACCGGCAAAGGTGAGAAGAGTATGGTGCTGGACCACCGCGGCACCACCGTCGTCCTGAGCGGCGAGGCCCAACTGGACGAGTTCGCAGTGCTGGCCGCCGCCGTCGTAAATTCCATGGACAGTAACCCGGCGGTAACGGTTTCCCCTTCGGCGCGCCCCGCACCGTAAGGTAGTTGCCGTGGCAACCTACCTCACCCCTGCTCTGGCCTGGCGCCGTCTGCGCGAAGGCAACGAACGTTTCGTCAACGGCGAATCGTCACACCCCAACCAGGACGCGTCGCGAAGGTCCTCGCTGGTGGAAAACCAGCATCCTTTCGCCGTGATCTTCGGCTGCTCGGACTCCCGGCTCGCCGCCGAGATTATCTTCGATCTGGGCCTGGGCGACGCTTTCGTGGTGCGCACCGCAGGCCAGGTGATCGACGACGCAGTGCTCGGCTCCCTCGAATACAGCATCGGCGTCCTCGCCGTGCCGCTGATTGTCGTGCTCGGTCATGACAGCTGCGGCGCCGTCAGCGCCACCAAAACTGCAGTGGAAACGGGCCAGATGCCCGTGGGCTTCATCCGCGACCTCGTCGAGCGGATCACGCCGTCCGTCCTGACCTCCCTGCGCAACGACGAAACCGAGGTCAACCAGATGGTGGTGGAGCACGTCAAGCAGACGTCGCAGCGCCTCGTGGACAGCTCGCGTGTGATTTCCGACGCAATCGAAAGCGGACGGGCGGCTGTGATCGGGCTTTCCTACAGCCTTGCAGAGGGCCGCGCCGACTTGGTTTCCGGAATCGGCGAGCTCTAAACCGGCACTGCAGCGGCCCCGCCAGGAGCGCCGTAGCAAGCGGTTCACGGTTTTCGGTGCGGCCCCTGATCGCCCTAAGCTAGCCCCATGACTTCCACTGAAGAGTTCCGCATTGAACATGACACGATGGGCGAAGTCCGCGTCCCCGTGAACGCCCTGTACCGCGCGCAGACGCAACGTGCAGTCGAGAACTTCCCCATCTCCGGCAAGACCCTTGAACGTGCCCACATCGAGGCCCTGGCGCGGGTAAAGAAGGCCGCCGCCCAGGCCAACGCAGAACTGGGTGTGCTCGACGGCGAGCTGGCCAAGGCGATCGCAGACGCTGCCGACGAGGTGGCCGCGGGCAAGTACGACGGCGACTTCCCCATCGACGTTTTCCAGACCGGTTCCGGCACGTCCTCGAACATGAACACCAACGAGGTCATCGCCGAGCTGGCCTCCCGCGCCCTGAAGGCTGCCGGCAGCGACAAAGTGGTCCACCCCAACGACCACGTCAACGCCTCGCAGTCCTCCAACGACGTCTTCCCCACGTCGGTCCACGTTGCCGCCACGTCCGCGCTGATCAACGACCTCATCCCGGCCCTCGGCTACCTCGCCGATTCGCTGGAGCGCAAGGCCGTGGAGTTCAAGGACGTGGTCAAGTCCGGCCGCACCCACCTCATGGACGCCACCCCCGTCACCCTGGGCCAGGAGTTCGGCGGCTACGCCGCGCAGGTCCGCTACGGCGTCGAGCGCATCAACGCCTCCCTCCCCCGGGTGGCCGAGGTTCCCCTCGGCGGCACCGCCGTGGGCACCGGCATCAACACCCCTGCCGGCTTCCCGGAGCGCGTCATCGAGCTCCTCGCCACCGACACCGGCCTGCCGCTGACGGAGGCGCGCGACCACTTCGAGGCCCAGGCCAACCGCGACGGCCTCATCGAAGCCTCCAGCCAGCTGCGCAACATTGCCATCTCCTTCATGAAGATCAACAATGACCTGCGCTGGATGGGCTCCGGTCCCAACACCGGCCTCGGCGAAATCGCCATCCCCGACCTGCAGCCCGGCTCCTCGATCATGCCCGGCAAGGTCAACCCCGTCATCTGCGAGGCGTCCATCATGGTGTGCGCCCAGGTGATCGGCAACGACACGGCCATCGCCTGGTCCGGCACCAACGGCGCCTTCGAACTGAACGTCGGCATCCCCGTCATGGCCGCCAACCTGCTCGAATCCGTGCGCCTGCTGGCCAACACGAGCCGCGTCATGGCCGACAAGATGATCGACGGCATCACCGCCAACGTCGAGCGCGCCCGCTTCCTCGCCGAGGCGTCGCCGTCGATCGTCACCCCGCTGAACAAATACATCGGCTACGAGAACGCGGCAAAGATCGCCAAGAAGGCAGTGGCCGAGGGCCTCACCATCCGTGAGACCGTCGTCGCCATGGGCTTCCTGGAGCGCGGCGAGTTGACCGAAGAGCAGCTCGACACCGCCCTGGACGTCATGTCCATGACCCGCCCGCCGCACAAGGCCTAAGTCCCCACCGGCTCCCTTACGTACGACGGCGGCCGCCCACCTTCCCGGCGAAGGCGGGCGGCCGCTGGCGTTGAGGGAGCTGCGGCGGGCCGGGGCTCAGGTGTCCGTTCGCCCCTTTGGGGGTGCTCACGTGGCCGCTCCTGCCAAAGATTGCACTATTTAGGAATTGGTGCAAAACTTTACTTTGTGAGTAATAGTGCAACTAGTGACACCGGCCTGCGGGAACGGAAGCGGGCCGCGACCCGGGCGGCGATCACCGCCATCGCGCGGTCGCTGACGGCCGAACGCGGCCTCAACGGCTACACCGTGGAAGACGTCTGCGAACAGGCCGGCATCTCGCGCCGGACGTTCTTCAACTACTTCCCGTCCAAAGAGGACGCCATCCTCGGCCACGTGGACGATGAGCTGCCTGCCGAGGTCTTTGCCGAGTTCATCCGCGGCGGCGCCGGCTCCCCCTCCGGTGAGATCTCCCCCGGCCTGCTCCAGGACCTGGTGGAGCTGGCGCTGAAGATGTCGGAACGCATGAGCTCCTCCGAGGAGGAGACGCGCCAGGTGATCGGTGTCATCAAAAAGGAACCGCAGCTGATGCTCAAGATCATCGGTGCCACGGAGGAACGCGAAGCCCACTTTGCCCGCGTACTGGCCGCCCGCGAAGGCGTGACCCCGGACCACCCGGTGGTCCGGATGGCCGTCGTGGCCCTGGGCAGCATTGCCCGGCACACCAGCATGGCCTACTTCTCCGAGGGCAACACCCGTTCCTACCAGGACCTGCTGCTGCAAAACATCGCCTCCGCGCGCCTGCTCTTCTCACAGCCCCTGACACTCCCCGAACACCATTCCGCAGAAGGACACCAATGAGCACCGCAGTCAGTTCCAAGGCAGCAGCCGAGCCGCTGCTGCTGACCCAGAAACGTATCTGGATCATTTTCTCGGCCCTGATCGCCGGGATGCTGCTGTCCAGCCTGGACCAGACCATCGTCTCCACCGCGATGCCCACCATCGTGGGGAAGCTCGGCGGCGTGGAGCACCAGGCATGGATCACCACCGCGTACCTGCTCGCCACCACCATCGTCATGCCCATCTACGGCAAGTTTGGTGACGTCCTGGGCCGGCGCAACCTGTTCCTTGTAGCCATCGCACTGTTCACCCTCGCCTCGGTGGGCTGCGCGTTCGCCAGCGACTTCTGGGGCTTCGTGGTCTTCCGCGCCATCCAGGGCCTGGGCGGCGGCGGCCTGATGATCCTCTCGCAGGCCATCATTGCCGACATCGTCCCGGCCAAGGACCGCGGCAAGTACATGGGCCCGCTCGGGGCCATCTTCGGCCTCTCCGCCGTGGCCGGACCGCTGCTGGGCGGCTACTTCGTTGACCACCTGACCTGGGAATGGGCCTTCTACATCAACATCCCCATCGGCATCGCCGCCTTCACCATCGCGTGGTTCACTTTGACCCTGCCGAACAAGAAGGCGGAGAAACGGATCGACATCCTGGGCGTGCTGCTCCTCTCTGCCGCCACCACATGCCTGATCTTCTTCACCGACTTCGGCGGCAAGAAAGACGAAGGCTGGGATTCGCCGCTCACCTGGGCCTTCGGCGCCGGCCTGGTGCTGGCTGCGGCCGCCTTCGTGGCCGTGGAACGCCGGGCCGAGGATCCCATCATCCCGCTGAGCCTGTTCAAGAACCGGATCTTCGTGAACTCCACGGCCATCGGCTTCACGCTGGGACTGGGCATGTTCGCTGCCATCGCCTTCGTTCCGACGTTCCTGCAGATGTCCTCCGGGACCTCCGCTGCCGAATCCGGGCTGCTCATGCTGCCCATGATGGCGGGCCTCATGGGCATGGCCATCTATTCCGGCATCCGGATCTCCAAGACCGGCAAGTACAAGATGTTCCCCATTATGGGCGCCGCCCTCACCATGGGCGCCATGCTCTGGCTGACCACCCTGACGGCCGACACCCCCATCTGGGTCATCTGCGTCCAGCTGTTCGTCTTCGGCGCCGGCCTGGGCTCCATCATGCAGGTCATCGTCCTGGTAGTGCAGAACTCCGTGCCTGCGGAACAGATCGGCACGGCCACCAGCACCAACAACTACTTCCGCGAAGTGGGTGCGTCCCTGGGCGTGGCCGTGTTCGGTTCCATCTTCACCTCCCGGCTGTCCGAGTCGCTGACCAACGCCTTCACCGGGGCCGGTGCCTCCGCCGGACAAGCGGCGCAGTCGACCCAGACCCTGGACCCGCAGGCGCTGAGCCAGCTCCCGGAACAGCTCCGGGACGCCATTGTGAACGCCTACGCAGATTCGCTGGCACCGGTGTTCTGGTACCTGCTGCCGTTCCTTGGGATTGCGCTGGTCCTGGCGCTGACCCTGAAGCAGATCCCGCTCTCCGACACGGCCGGCATGGTGGCCCGCGGCGAGGCGGTGGGCGGCGAGGAAGCCGAGCGGCTGGAAGCCTGTCTCTTATACACATCTAGATGTGTATAAGAGACAACGGCGGCACCGCCGTCGTCACCGGTACTGAACCGGCCGCCCACCTGCCGGCAGCGTCCGCAGACGGACCCCCGGCGGCGGCGGCGCCAATAACGACGACGGCGAGCTGGCCGACCGGCGCCGCTGACACGCCCCTGGAAAGACTCCGGGCGACGGGTTCGGGAAGTCAGCCGCAGCAAAAGCAGGGGCGCCGCAACCTTGGGGGTTGCGGCGCCCCTGCCTTTGGGCCTGCTCAGGCCGGCAGCAGCATCATGGCCGCGGCGGCACCGGCGAGCATGAACGGCCCGAACGGGATGGCCGACTTCAGCGTTCCGCGCCGGAGCGCCAGCAGTCCGATGCTCCACATGCCGCCGAGCAGGAACGCGGCGAACGTGCCGGCGAAGACGTGCGGCCACCCCAGATAGCCCAGATACATGCCCAGCACTCCCGCCAGTTTGACGTCGCCGAACCCCATACCCGGCGGGTAGACCATCCGCAGGAGAAAATAGAAAAGCCACAGAACGGCCCCACCGGCCACGATCCTCAGCGCGGGAACCCCGAACAGCTGAGCCCCGCCGTCGGGCACGCCGGCACCGGCCGGCGCCCACGCCGCCAGGCTGGCCACGGCGCCCAGCAGCAACACGCCGGCAACGGCGTACGACGGAAAGACGATCCGGTTCGGCAGGAGATGGTGTCACACATCGATCACCGTCAGCCTCACGGCCATCACCACAAAATAGGCGCACGCCGCCAGCACCAGCCAGAATGCGAACGGAACTGCTTCCCAGAGTTCGCCAAGTCGTTGGATCACTCTCGGATGCTACTGGATTTGCCCCGGCCGCTGCTGGGCCCGCGCGTAAACTGTGGATATGGGGACCTGGGATGCCAAGCACCGGCAGGAACACGGCGGGGCCGCCACGCCCGCGGATTCGGCCGCATCCTTCCGGAACCTCTGCCGGTCGTCCCCGTGGAAATGGCAGTCCCTCCGCTTCGAATACTCCGATTCGGCCGTCAGCGGCCCCGGCCCGGTGCGCGCCTGGCTGCGGCGCCCCGGCGCACTTCGCCTCGAGTCCGCCGACGGGATCCTGCTCAACAGCACCACGGGAATCAACGATTCACGCGACGGCCTGTACATCAGCGCCACTAGGCGGTCGTGGCTGCTTCCCGCCCACCTGGTCACCCCCGTGTACGACGACGGCGGGCTGGTCAGGCGCCGCCCGGAGGCTGCGTACGGGGAACCGTCGTTCGGAAACGGCCGCTTCGCGGCCGCCCTCGACCCCGTGGAACTGGCAGGCAACGCGCCCGTGCCGCTGGAGTTCCCCAACGCCAACGCGGTGGAGATACTCGAGCCGGCGCATGACGTGGACCACGAGGGGCGGCCGGCGCTGGAAGCAGTGGTTTCCCCCAACCCCGGCTACCGTCCTCTCGATCCCGGGGCCCCGCTGCTGGGTCCCGGCCGGACCCGGATCCGGATTGACGCCGGAACCGGGGTCTGCGTGGCCAGCGAACCCCTCGACGCCGAATCGCGGCATGGCGGGCATTGGATCCGCATCCTGGCTGTGGACGAGTACATGCTGGATGATCTCTTCGTGGCCGAGCCGATGAACCTCACGGATGTGCGCGCCCACATCCAGTGGCCGCTGCGGCCCAACCCTGCCTGAGGACACAGGGTTTTCCCAACCTGGCCCGTGCAGACTCGAGCCATGTCCACGATTGCCCCGGAAGAATCGACAGAAGGCACTGAATTGGCCACGCCGCGAAACAGGCGCCGCCGGTTGATGGTGATCCCCCTTGCCCTCGTGTGCGCCCTGGGCCTGGTTCTCGGCTATCTGTTCCTCAACGCCAAGCCGGAGGCCAGCGTGCCCCTCGGGGCGAGTGCCACGGTCCCCGGCGGAACGGCGAGGATCAACGGAATCGTTCCCTTGGAGGATGACGGCTGGCTGCCGCCCGAGCACGTGCAGGTCCTGGAAGAAGGACCGTCCGCGGGTACACACCGGGTCCGCGTGCTGGTCCGGTTCACGGCACTGGAAGCCGGCGGAATCCGGCTGGATACGTCCGGGTTCGTCGTCAGCGGCCTCGGCGGCAGCGACCTGCGGCCGCTGTGGGTGTCCCCCTCCAAGGCGGAGATTCGCCAGGGCGAGTCGCTCGACGCCACCATGGTCTTCGAACTTCCGAACAAGGCCATCGCCCTGGTCCTGAAGAACGCGGACGGCATCCGGCTGTCCCTGGGCGTTTCACACCACACCGGCAGCTAGCAGCCCGGCCATCGGCTAGGCTTCCGAAATGACTGAGCTGTTCTCCGTGTGGCCTCCGTTCGCCCTCACCCTGACGACGCCCCGGCTGACGCTGCGCCCGCTCCGTGACGACGACATTCCCTCTGCGGTGGAAGCAGCGGCCAGCGGCATCCACGAACGCGGCCGCAGCCCGTTCAGCACACCGTGGGCCGAGGCCGCCGCCGGCGATCTGGGGCCCAACATGGCCCGGTGGTACTGGCGGTGCCGGGCCAACACCTCGCCGGAGGCCTGGACGCTCATCCTGGGCATCTGGCACGGGGACACGTTCATCGGCTGCCAGGACATGGACGCCAAGGATTTCGCCACGCTTCGGACCGTAACCACCGGATCATGGCTGAGGTCAAGCGCGCACGGCCAGGGGTTCGGCAAGGAGATGCGCGCCGCCGTCGCGCTTTACGCGTTTGACTGGCTCAAGGCGGAAGTGGCGGAGTCCGAGGCAGCGGCCTGGAATGCCCAGTCCTTGGGCGTGTCGCGGTCCCTGGGCTACGAACTCAACGGCGTGAC is part of the Arthrobacter sp. KBS0703 genome and encodes:
- the manA gene encoding mannose-6-phosphate isomerase, class I yields the protein MYEIDNVLRPYAWGSTTAIAGLLGRPESGGPEAELWIGAHPDSPSVATRPDGTTAPLDELISEDPDHFLGEASVAEFGPRLPFLTKVLAAAKPLSLQVHPSLEQARAGFARENADGVPADAPNRNYRDDNHKPEMIFALTPFDALCGFRETAKSRDVFLHLAGCLELSGSGVPQILTEVIDDLSLPEEDAALRAAFERLIAGGEGVQEATSRVVEALTSGAPMAPYQPELSTVLSLNSEYPGDPGVLISLLLNRLSLEPGEAVYLPAGNVHAYLHGLGVEVMASSDNVLRGGLTPKFIDVPELLNTIAFESVGVPMLRAEASDLGQELYQPPFREFQLQRIALLPDGAPVPLAQSGAAVIIVVEGSVYLDSPRGDLKLGRGGSAFLPAADAPVNVHSVSGAGETAVAFAVTTSMKA
- a CDS encoding peptidoglycan bridge formation glycyltransferase FemA/FemB family protein — protein: MEYFLQTQAWADFQTSLGRTVHRDSGPGWSFLAVEEKNPAGKVLYAPYGPVAESVDAFDAALAALRVVAKSCGAVFIRIEPAAAGLDPATAPAALRSRGLQPAPVNQQPELSWIVDLDRDFKEVLAEMKPVNRNLYRNIHKKGVTFRSSQDPEDIRVLLNFLHMTARRNGFKPQSDEYLSQVAAAMMPAGAATLFIAELHGGPIAAALAYDSADTRTYAHAAMDDTHRKLSAGIPLLVTLMADAQDKGLKHVDLWGVAPADQPDHKWAGFTAFKKSFGGREIAYPGTWDLPVNKPRYAAYQVARKLRDTLRSVLTRTGR
- the glpX gene encoding class II fructose-bisphosphatase codes for the protein MTQKYSTLSPSLAVGIDEPDRNLALELVRVTEAAAIAGGHWVGFGDKNKADGAAVDAMRSFLQTVHFNGVVVIGEGEKDEAPMLFNGEHVGDGTGPECDVAVDPIDGTRLTALGINNALAVLAVAERGSMFDPSAVFYMEKLVTGPEAADMVDLRLPVKQNLHLIAKAKGVKVNQLNVMILDRDRHRPLVEEIREAGARTKFIMDGDVAGAIAAARAGTGVDALMGIGGTPEGIVAACAIKSLGGVIQGRLWPTSDDEKQKAIDAGHDLERVLSTNDLVSSDNCYFAATGITDGDLLKGVRYSKDKVLTQSIVMRSKSGTIRFVDGEHQASKWEGYARR
- a CDS encoding DUF4245 domain-containing protein, whose amino-acid sequence is MGDYRGVSETQDKSTPTTPEAGHGSSTAMAAPPVKPVIPAAAAKRANASVIGMIVALVVSIAAFLPIVLMNPAPKSDGFHPNIDVTAVARNAAGVAGFTPVTPAAGDTFRPNYARWEAGTGTGVPTWEIGYLTPKEAFIGLVQTRNANPTWLLQQTKNAPVTGTRNAGGQEWELRDTGKGEKSMVLDHRGTTVVLSGEAQLDEFAVLAAAVVNSMDSNPAVTVSPSARPAP
- a CDS encoding carbonic anhydrase encodes the protein MATYLTPALAWRRLREGNERFVNGESSHPNQDASRRSSLVENQHPFAVIFGCSDSRLAAEIIFDLGLGDAFVVRTAGQVIDDAVLGSLEYSIGVLAVPLIVVLGHDSCGAVSATKTAVETGQMPVGFIRDLVERITPSVLTSLRNDETEVNQMVVEHVKQTSQRLVDSSRVISDAIESGRAAVIGLSYSLAEGRADLVSGIGEL
- a CDS encoding class II fumarate hydratase; its protein translation is MTSTEEFRIEHDTMGEVRVPVNALYRAQTQRAVENFPISGKTLERAHIEALARVKKAAAQANAELGVLDGELAKAIADAADEVAAGKYDGDFPIDVFQTGSGTSSNMNTNEVIAELASRALKAAGSDKVVHPNDHVNASQSSNDVFPTSVHVAATSALINDLIPALGYLADSLERKAVEFKDVVKSGRTHLMDATPVTLGQEFGGYAAQVRYGVERINASLPRVAEVPLGGTAVGTGINTPAGFPERVIELLATDTGLPLTEARDHFEAQANRDGLIEASSQLRNIAISFMKINNDLRWMGSGPNTGLGEIAIPDLQPGSSIMPGKVNPVICEASIMVCAQVIGNDTAIAWSGTNGAFELNVGIPVMAANLLESVRLLANTSRVMADKMIDGITANVERARFLAEASPSIVTPLNKYIGYENAAKIAKKAVAEGLTIRETVVAMGFLERGELTEEQLDTALDVMSMTRPPHKA
- a CDS encoding TetR/AcrR family transcriptional regulator; translation: MSNSATSDTGLRERKRAATRAAITAIARSLTAERGLNGYTVEDVCEQAGISRRTFFNYFPSKEDAILGHVDDELPAEVFAEFIRGGAGSPSGEISPGLLQDLVELALKMSERMSSSEEETRQVIGVIKKEPQLMLKIIGATEEREAHFARVLAAREGVTPDHPVVRMAVVALGSIARHTSMAYFSEGNTRSYQDLLLQNIASARLLFSQPLTLPEHHSAEGHQ